From a region of the Ostrinia nubilalis chromosome 18, ilOstNubi1.1, whole genome shotgun sequence genome:
- the LOC135080647 gene encoding putative helicase mov-10-B.1 encodes MFCEVCGNVDEHYDENAEVFHTDTPKHLCNLILANYNNNKRSFSKNKEGVVILGKAVSEETNEHKSVTVDYTDHHKIRIDVKPQQNVKFIFSISNETRNDDFLVVGFQLGHPQPQFKMNDHPYVFGEDPHILDKKSSIKEEISISFQAIDIGQYEMPIMFTFLRTRDGKNLIFVREMVVMVQERPMTYKKSKSPYTNEEFKKTTLIKSISHVPYETTYKIPKLLKILLPRGLEDRALEGLQVPREMLEQLRLVLISTRAIFDEGITKDNYMIYFRHLLWWEEIISKINLRKYNMSSVKLQKEHKGYYLQVPGLAEKRPSLLRGDRVFITPKECDYTFESTIKDMDDDRVLLGDFDENFSNYYSETCEFDVRFLMSRTPMERMHEAISGIFTSKQTCRAFPVPIKKKVAVYPIYKFYNKLIRDNPEQRSAVEHIVSGTSGKAPYIVFGPPGTGKTMTIVEAIIQLVVRNSRNRVLVCTDSNMAADHIALMLMRYNKVLNINNFLLRANSRSREWTVMPAELAPVSNGTNYENFFSVSNLQMSTYRVVVTTLSHAAKYASSRSQSSHKLQMSHLFIDEAAQASEPATLIPTAGLLAPAGQLVLAGDPRQLGPVCISHEASKRGLGQSLLERLRTTYENLYTDDSDYITMLVKNFRSDPDILQIPNTLFYEDNLQALAKPDPLSQVSILGQPGGNRAIVFHAVHSREQRMGNAPSYFNERELDMLKRYIKALILTHGVLPEDIGVIAPYIRQVYKMKAWLKEENYEKIEVGTVESFQGKEKRVILVSTVRANCRLLDYDAKYGLGFLVDDKRFNVAITRAKAKIIIIGNPTCLTRDRKWRTYMDLCKEFDCFFGMDTQQIERDSKLLIEIAKTRFEKCRLSEALPKPNEESIKKKKK; translated from the exons ATGTTTTGTGAAGTATGTGGCAATGTGGATGAACATTATGATGAAAATGCTGAAGTGTTCCATACAGACACGCCAAAGCATTTGTGCAACTTGATACTGGCtaattacaataacaataa gCGGTCCTTCAGTAAAAACAAAGAAGGTGTAGTTATTCTGGGTAAAGCGGTTTCTGAGGAAACCAATGAACACAAAAGTGTTACGGTTGATTACACTGACCATCATAAAATCCGGATTGAT gTAAAACCTCAGCAAAATGTGAAATTCATATTTAGTATCAGCAATGAAACGAGAAATGATGATTTTCTTGTAGTTGGATTTCAACTAGGCCATCCACAGCCGCAATTCAAAATGAACGACCATCCTTATGTTTTTGGAGAAGACCCTCACATCTTAGATAAAA AATCATCAATTAAAGAAGAAATCTCCATCTCCTTTCAAGCTATTGATATTGGACAATATGAAATGCCTATAATGTTTACATTCCTAAGAACTAGGGATGGTAAAAACCTAATTTTCGTAAGGGAAATG GTCGTGATGGTACAGGAGAGGCCTATGACTTACAAAAAGTCTAAAAGCCCTTACACTAATGAAGAgtttaaaaaaacaacattgATAAAGTCGATTAGTCAtgt GCCATACGAGACTACATATAAAATACCTAAGCTTTTGAAGATACTACTCCCACGCGGACTGGAAGATAGGGCGTTAGAAGGGCTTCAAGTGCCCCGCGAAATGCTGGAGCAATTGCGCCTAGTTCTTATTAGCACCAG agctatttttgatgaaggaattacAAAAGACAATTACATGATCTATTTTCGTCATCTTTTGTGGTGGGAAGAGATTATTTCTAAGATTAACTTGAGG AAATACAACATGTCGAGCGTGAAACTTCAGAAAGAGCACAAGGGTTATTATCTTCAAGTGCCGGGGCTGGCGGAAAAGCGGCCTTCTTTGTTGCGTG GTGACAGAGTGTTTATCACCCCAAAAGAGTGTGATTACACGTTCGAAAGTACGATCAAAGATATGGATGACGACAGGGTCTTACTGGGAGATTTCGACgaaaa TTTCAGCAACTATTACAGCGAGACATGCGAGTTCGATGTACGTTTCTTGATGTCACGGACGCCCATGGAGCGAATGCACGAAGCCATCTCCGGTATCTTTACCTCTAAGCAGACCTGCAGGGCCTTCCCGGTTCCTATTAAGAAGAAAGTCGCCGTTTATCCCATTTATAA GTTCTACAATAAGCTGATCAGGGATAATCCTGAACAGAGGTCGGCAGTCGAGCACATAGTGTCGGGCACGTCTGGGAAGGCTCCGTACATCGTATTCGGGCCTCCTGGCACCGGCAAGACTATGACAATTGTTGAGGCCATTATACAG CTAGTGGTAAGAAACTCGAGAAACAGAGTGTTGGTTTGCACAGATTCTAACATGGCCGCCGACCATATCGCCCTAATGCTTATGCGGTACAATAAggttttaaatattaacaacTTCTTGCTGCGtgctaattcccgttccagAGAGTG GACAGTGATGCCGGCGGAGTTGGCGCCCGTGTCCAACGGGACAAACTACGAGAACTTCTTCTCCGTCAGCAACCTGCAGATGTCCACCTACCGCGTCGTCGTCACCACCTTGTCGCACGCCGCTAAATATGCTTc GAGCAGAAGCCAAAGTTCCCACAAGCTGCAGATGTCGCACTTATTCATCGACGAGGCGGCGCAGGCGTCGGAGCCGGCCACGCTCATCCCCACGGCCGGGCTGCTGGCGCCCGCCGGCCAGCTCGTGCTCGCCGGCGACCCGCGCCAGCTCGGGCCCGTCTGCATCTCGCACGAGGCCAGCAAGCGCGGCCTGG GTCAATCTCTCCTGGAGCGTCTACGAACCACCTACGAAAACCTCTACACCGACGATTCTGACTACATCACCATGCTCGTCAAGAACTTCCGCTCCGACCCTGACATCCTGCAGATACCAAACACATTGTTCTATGAAGATAATTTGCAA GCTCTAGCGAAACCAGACCCGCTAAGTCAAGTGAGCATCCTGGGGCAGCCGGGCGGGAACCGCGCGATCGTGTTCCACGCCGTGCACTCTAGGGAGCAGCGCATGGGCAACGCGCCAAG CTATTTCAACGAGAGGGAACTGGATATGTTGAAAAGATACATCAAAGCGTTGATCCTGACTCACGGTGTTTTGCCGGAGGATATCGGTGTGATTGCGCCTTACATACGTCAG GTATACAAAATGAAGGCCTGGCTAAAAGAAGAGAATTACGAAAAAATCGAAGTGGGCACTGTAGAGTCGTTCCAAGGCAAAGAAAAACGTGTGATACTTGTTTCCACCGTCCGAGCCAACTGTAGGCTGTTGGACTACGACGCAAAATACGGGCTTGGATTCTTGGTCGACGACAAG agATTCAACGTAGCCATAACTAGAGCCAAAGCCAAAATCATAATCATAGGCAATCCGACTTGCCTAACCAGAGACAGAAAATGGCGCACCTACATGGACCTTTGTAAAGAATTCGACTGCTTCTTCGGAATGGACACCCAACAGATCGAACGGGACTCAAAACTTCTCATAGAAATCGCTAAGACTCGTTTCGAGAAGTGTCGCCTGTCTGAAGCTTTGCCGAAGCCGAATGAAGAGTCgattaaaaagaagaaaaagtaa
- the LOC135080655 gene encoding uncharacterized protein LOC135080655: MHTLVFFVLATSTCLAYYGGYDSRNLIVREEPQDEMGGELVECPVCLGARNGEWLPSNEVCPIMRGNKRYKRCPRGTYVNEVCDNRLDCYRGPREQCTEKMDFDVYGQKCAPGYYCNKYLGVCTGLEYNVDSKTQWLLNPNRRYPLRARRAA; this comes from the exons ATGCACACCTTGGTCTTCTTCGTTCTGGCCACGAGCACTTGTCTGGCGTACTACGGGGGGTACGACTCTCGGAATCTTATCGTTAGAGAAGAACCACAAGATGAAATGGGCGG TGAGCTAGTGGAATGTCCCGTGTGCTTGGGGGCAAGAAATGGCGAGTGGCTGCCTAGCAACGAGGTGTGCCCCATCATGAGAGGCAACAAGAGGTACAAGAGGTGCCCGCGAGGCACCTACGTCAATGAAGTGTGCGACAACCGACTTGACTGCTACAGG GGACCCCGGGAACAGTGTACCGAAAAGATGGACTTCGATGTCTACGGACAGAAGTGCGCCCCCGGATACTACTGCAACAAATACCTCGGCGTATGCACTGGACTGGAATACAACGTGGACAGCAAAACCCAGTGGCTACTCAACCCAAACAGGCGGTACCCGCTGCGAGCACGGCGCGCTGCGTAA
- the LOC135080652 gene encoding uncharacterized protein LOC135080652 produces MGMISRVRGRIRSDSFSKIPPMKSEDKIANIVWLLSLVLLLPYWAPRGLFVALGGAWLMAAYTCLVVPVLISANYKYPARWYPAVVKFAQETARRLRAPFACVLGVLKTVYAPLERAERVFLQMNNLSTMVCQLLIFTACDRLFVSKGKLTSLYSLMFYNVITYSVSYVREICTKEDWSPYVNVTRHSRVKHLAMSATKIVLEWTKAVTFIVTITFILLTLGLEQGLEHYSPTFLYTAITGIYYLLSERTFLELWPIGLTAMKIERLEGMEVMYFGVWARGITTALAVPLVPALAWCERWRLAALVMYFCVFVHGRHRLGEALVKLSEARGSLARFRRATQEELATLEDVCAVCLAGMQSARVTPCAHFFHADCLRRCLAASDRCPICVRPYVFC; encoded by the exons ATGGGTATGATTTCAAGAGTGCGCGGTCGTATCAGGAGTGATTCTTTCTCGAAGATTCCGCCTATGAAATCGGAGGATAAAATCGCAAATATTG TATGGCTCCTATCTCTGGTGCTGTTGCTGCCATATTGGGCGCCGCGGGGACTTTTCGTGGCGCTGGGCGGCGCTTGGCTGATGGCGGCCTACACCTGCCTCGTGGTGCCGGTGCTCATCTCTGCCAACTACAAGTACCCCGCGAGGTGGTACCCGGCTGTCGTTAAGTTCGCGCAAG AGACCGCGAGGAGGCTCCGAGCGCCCTTTGCGTGCGTCCTCGGTGTGCTGAAAACTGTGTACGCGCCGCTCGAGCGCGCAGAGCGCGTGTTTCTACAGATGAACAACCTCTCTACTATGGTTTGTCAg TTGCTGATCTTCACAGCATGCGACAGGCTGTTCGTTTCCAAGGGCAAACTCACCTCTCTCTACTCTCTCATGTTCTACAACGTCATCACGTACTCCGTGAGTTACGTGCGCGAGATCTGCACCAAGGAGGACTGGTCGCCGTACGTCAACGTCACGCGCCACTCTCGTGTCAAGCACCTCGCCATGTCCGCCACCAAGATCGTGCTGGAATGGACCAAAGCGGTCACCTTCATCGTCACCATCACCTTCATTCTGCTCACCCTCGGCTTGGAACAGGGCCTCGAGCACTACAGCCCCACCTTCTTGTACACCGCAATCACGGGAATATACTACCTGCTTTCGGAGAGGACATTCCTCGAGCTGTGGCCGATTGGGCTCACCGCTATGAAGATTGAGAGATTAGAAGGCATGGAGGTGATGTACTTCGGGGTGTGGGCGCGGGGGATAACTACAGCGTTAGCGGTGCCGCTGGTGCCGGCGCTGGCGTGGTGCGAGCGCTGGCGACTGGCCGCGCTAGTGATGTACTTCTGCGTGTTCGTGCACGGGAGACACCGGCTGGGGGAGGCGCTGGTGAAGCTGAGCGAGGCACGCGGCTCGCTGGCGCGGTTCCGTCGCGCGACGCAGGAGGAGCTGGCCACGCTGGAAGACGTGTGCGCCGTGTGCCTGGCCGGCATGCAATCGGCACGCGTCACTCCCTGCGCGCACTTCTTCCACGCCGACTGCCTGAGGAGGTGCCTGGCCGCCTCCGACAGATGCCCCATCTGCGTCAGGCCTTACGTATTCTGCTGA